In the Arachis ipaensis cultivar K30076 chromosome B10, Araip1.1, whole genome shotgun sequence genome, one interval contains:
- the LOC107620074 gene encoding LOW QUALITY PROTEIN: NHP2-like protein 1 (The sequence of the model RefSeq protein was modified relative to this genomic sequence to represent the inferred CDS: inserted 2 bases in 1 codon) translates to MTGEAVNPKAYPLADAQLTITILDLVQQAANYKQLKKGXLNRGISEFVVMAADTEPLEILLHLPLLAEDKNVPYVFVPSKQALGRACGVTRPVIACSVTTNEGSQLKSQIQQLKDAIEKLLI, encoded by the exons ATG ACAGGAGAAGCTGTGAACCCAAAAGCTTACCCTTTGGCAGATGCTCAACTCACCATAACCATACTCGATCTTGTTCAGCAAGCTGCCAACTACAAACAGCTCAAAAAGGG GCTGAACAGGGGTATTTCGGAGTTTGTTGTTATGGCGGCTGATACTGAGCCGCTTGAGATTCTCCTCCACCTTCCTCTTCTTGCTGAGGATAAG AACGTTCCCTATGTCTTTGTCCCATCAAAACAAGCACTTGGGCGAGCTTGTGGTGTCACCCGGCCAGTGATTGCATGTTCTGTGACAACAAATGAAGGAAGTCAGTTGAAATCACAGATACAGCAACTAAAG GATGCTATTGAGAAGCTGTTGATCTAA